The Rickettsia helvetica genome has a segment encoding these proteins:
- a CDS encoding glycosyltransferase, with the protein MHSNLPKISIVLPVYNREKLLPFAIESCLNQSFKDFELIIIDDYSKDNSVIVARKYAEQDSRIKVIVNETNKRLPASLNIAFKEAKGEYFTWTSDDNLFHENALEEMVRVLDNSPDIGLVYTDYTLIDDQGKVGARLYQEPPEFLPIRDCVGTCFLYRAEYAKQVGGYNENMQLVDDYEYWLRFGLITKFAHIPQSLYFYRVHDQSLTIERKVEAKQAKRALKELFKDKYIIPDRVKPINDLYNWFIEDRNLISYFRLFKIIICSPIITISYIIKNLRRIR; encoded by the coding sequence ATGCATAGTAATCTTCCTAAAATCTCAATAGTTCTACCGGTTTATAATAGAGAGAAGCTATTACCTTTTGCTATTGAGAGCTGCCTTAATCAAAGCTTTAAAGACTTTGAGCTTATTATTATTGATGATTACTCAAAAGATAATAGCGTTATAGTAGCTAGGAAATATGCAGAGCAGGATTCACGTATTAAGGTAATAGTAAATGAGACTAATAAAAGATTACCAGCAAGTCTTAATATTGCTTTTAAAGAGGCTAAGGGGGAGTATTTTACTTGGACTTCCGATGATAACCTTTTCCATGAAAATGCTTTAGAAGAAATGGTTAGAGTGCTTGATAATTCGCCGGATATAGGGCTTGTCTATACCGATTATACCTTGATCGATGACCAGGGTAAAGTAGGAGCAAGGCTTTATCAAGAACCGCCTGAATTTTTACCCATTAGAGATTGTGTCGGAACATGTTTTCTATATAGAGCAGAGTATGCAAAGCAAGTAGGCGGATATAATGAAAATATGCAGTTAGTTGATGATTATGAATATTGGCTAAGGTTTGGACTTATTACGAAATTTGCTCATATACCTCAGTCTTTATATTTCTACCGAGTGCATGATCAAAGCTTAACAATAGAGCGTAAAGTAGAAGCAAAACAGGCAAAAAGAGCTTTAAAAGAATTATTTAAAGATAAATATATTATTCCAGATCGAGTTAAACCTATAAATGATTTATATAATTGGTTTATTGAAGATAGAAATTTAATCTCTTATTTTAGGTTATTTAAAATAATTATTTGTAGTCCGATAATTACTATTTCTTATATTATTAAAAATCTGAGAAGAATTAGGTGA